One segment of Gordonia terrae DNA contains the following:
- the rpsE gene encoding 30S ribosomal protein S5 codes for MPGRQRDGGNGPAGNDNNQNNQGGGNDRRGGGGRGDRRDRGGRDQDRNQLERVVTINRVSKVVKGGRRFSFTALVVVGDGQGMVGVGYGKAKEVPAAIQKGVEEARKNFFRVPLIGGTVTHPVQGEAAAGVVMLRPASPGTGVIAGGAVRAVLECAGVHDVLAKSLGSDNAINVVHATVAALKMLQRPEEVAARRGLPIEDVAPAGMLRARAGQGV; via the coding sequence ATGCCCGGACGTCAGCGTGACGGCGGAAACGGACCCGCCGGTAACGACAACAACCAGAACAACCAGGGCGGCGGCAACGACCGTCGCGGCGGCGGTGGCCGCGGCGACCGTCGCGACCGTGGCGGCCGCGACCAGGACCGCAACCAGCTCGAGCGCGTGGTGACCATCAACCGCGTCTCGAAGGTGGTCAAGGGTGGACGTCGTTTCTCGTTCACCGCTCTCGTGGTCGTCGGCGACGGCCAGGGCATGGTCGGCGTCGGCTACGGCAAGGCCAAGGAAGTCCCGGCTGCGATCCAGAAGGGCGTTGAGGAAGCTCGCAAGAACTTCTTCCGCGTGCCGCTGATCGGTGGCACCGTGACCCACCCGGTTCAGGGTGAGGCCGCCGCCGGTGTCGTCATGCTGCGCCCGGCCAGCCCCGGTACCGGTGTCATCGCCGGTGGCGCGGTGCGTGCCGTGCTCGAGTGCGCGGGCGTCCACGACGTCCTCGCCAAGAGCCTCGGCTCGGACAACGCCATCAACGTGGTGCACGCCACCGTCGCAGCTCTGAAGATGCTGCAGCGCCCCGAAGAGGTCGCGGCCCGTCGTGGTCTGCCGATCGAGGACGTCGCTCCGGCCGGTATGCTGCGCGCCCGTGCAGGACAGGGGGTCTGA
- the rplR gene encoding 50S ribosomal protein L18: protein MSETATKTVRKPVGKDVSTRRRKATTNRHFRLRKKVSGTPARPRLAVKRSSRHIHVQLIDDLAGKTLAAASSIEADVRAAGGDKSAQARKVGELIAARAKAAGVDAVVFDRGGKDYHGRIAALADAAREGGLSF from the coding sequence ATGAGTGAGACAGCTACCAAGACAGTTCGCAAGCCCGTCGGCAAGGACGTGTCGACGCGTCGTCGCAAGGCGACCACCAATCGACACTTCCGCCTCCGCAAGAAGGTCAGCGGAACCCCGGCTCGTCCGCGTCTCGCGGTCAAGCGCAGCTCGCGTCACATCCACGTCCAGCTCATCGACGACCTGGCCGGCAAGACGCTGGCCGCGGCCTCGTCGATCGAGGCCGACGTGCGCGCGGCCGGCGGCGACAAGTCGGCGCAGGCCCGCAAGGTCGGCGAGCTCATCGCCGCCCGCGCCAAGGCCGCCGGTGTCGACGCCGTCGTGTTCGACCGTGGTGGCAAGGACTACCACGGCCGGATCGCAGCGCTCGCCGATGCCGCCCGCGAGGGAGGCCTGAGCTTCTGA
- the rplF gene encoding 50S ribosomal protein L6, whose product MSRIGKNPIEIPAGVDVTIDGQNVTVKGPKGELSLTISEPIAVAKEDNSIVVTRPNDERRSRALHGLSRSLVNNLVVGVTQGYTKKMEIFGVGYRVQAKGSDLEFALGYSHPVPIEAPAGITFAVESPTKFSVSGIDKQQVGEISAVIRRLRRPDPYKGKGIRYEGEQIRRKVGKTGK is encoded by the coding sequence ATGTCGCGTATCGGAAAGAACCCCATCGAGATCCCCGCGGGCGTGGACGTCACCATCGACGGCCAGAACGTCACCGTGAAGGGCCCCAAGGGTGAGCTCTCGCTCACCATCTCCGAGCCCATCGCGGTCGCCAAGGAGGACAACTCCATCGTCGTGACCCGCCCCAACGACGAGCGTCGCAGCCGCGCGCTGCACGGCCTGAGCCGTTCGCTCGTGAACAACCTCGTCGTCGGCGTCACGCAGGGCTACACCAAGAAGATGGAGATCTTCGGTGTCGGTTACCGCGTGCAGGCCAAGGGCAGCGACCTCGAGTTCGCGCTCGGTTACAGCCATCCCGTGCCGATCGAGGCCCCGGCGGGCATCACGTTCGCCGTGGAGTCCCCGACGAAGTTCTCGGTCTCGGGTATCGACAAGCAGCAAGTCGGCGAGATCTCGGCGGTCATCCGCCGCCTGCGTCGTCCGGACCCCTACAAGGGCAAGGGCATTCGCTACGAGGGTGAGCAGATCCGTCGCAAGGTCGGAAAGACGGGTAAGTAA
- the rpsH gene encoding 30S ribosomal protein S8 codes for MTMTDPIADFLTRLRNANSAYHDEVTLPSSKIKVNIAEILKREGYITDYRTEDAEVGKNLVVSLKYGPSRERSIAGLRRVSKPGLRVYAKSTNLPKVLGGLGVAIISTSSGLLTDRQAANQGVGGEVLAYVW; via the coding sequence ATGACCATGACTGACCCGATCGCAGACTTCTTGACGCGTCTGCGTAACGCCAACTCGGCGTACCACGACGAGGTGACACTGCCCTCGTCGAAGATCAAGGTGAACATCGCCGAGATCCTCAAGCGCGAGGGCTACATCACCGACTACCGCACCGAAGACGCGGAGGTCGGAAAGAACCTCGTCGTCTCCCTGAAGTACGGCCCGAGTCGTGAGCGTTCCATCGCCGGACTGCGCCGCGTCTCCAAGCCCGGCCTCCGGGTTTATGCAAAGTCCACCAACCTGCCCAAGGTTCTGGGCGGCCTCGGCGTGGCCATCATCTCCACGTCGTCCGGCCTGCTCACCGATCGCCAGGCAGCCAACCAGGGCGTGGGCGGCGAAGTCCTCGCCTACGTCTGGTAG
- a CDS encoding PQQ-dependent sugar dehydrogenase — MDRRQLLRSGLLATGLLGVAGTTSLAGCSGAEDAPGGSDTSAPTGASADATTVETIASGLNVPWALAFLTGGDALVTQRDDATVVRVSPDGAVRTVGEFGDAAPRGEGGLQGIAMAPGDETAVFVYYTTATDNRLVRLDFDGNRLTRPRPLITGLDAAYNHHGGALAFGPDGSLFVAVGDAAMPEVAQDVDALNGKILCVDRDGRPWPGNPFGNEVHSYGHRNVEGLAFDGAGRLWASEFGQNSRDELNLIRRGGNHGWPEVEGESDDQRFVAPAATWSTQEASPAGLAIVGNRAYMAALRGRRLWEIPLSGAPEDADDDSVGEPVDRFVDEFGRLRLVAAAPDGSLWFGTSNTDGRGRAGDDDDRLFRMRIG; from the coding sequence ATGGACCGCCGTCAGCTTCTCAGATCAGGGCTCCTCGCGACCGGACTCCTCGGGGTCGCGGGCACCACATCACTGGCCGGCTGTTCCGGCGCCGAGGATGCACCCGGCGGCTCGGACACATCCGCCCCGACGGGCGCGTCGGCGGACGCCACGACCGTGGAGACCATCGCGTCGGGACTGAACGTGCCGTGGGCGCTGGCGTTCCTGACCGGCGGTGACGCCCTCGTCACCCAGCGCGACGATGCGACCGTCGTGCGGGTGTCCCCCGATGGCGCGGTGCGGACGGTCGGCGAGTTCGGTGACGCGGCACCCCGCGGCGAGGGCGGGCTGCAGGGCATCGCGATGGCGCCGGGCGACGAGACCGCGGTGTTCGTCTACTACACGACGGCCACCGACAACCGGCTCGTGCGCCTGGACTTCGACGGCAACCGGCTCACCCGTCCGCGCCCGCTGATCACCGGACTCGATGCGGCGTACAACCATCACGGCGGCGCGCTGGCCTTCGGTCCGGACGGCAGTCTGTTCGTCGCGGTCGGCGATGCCGCCATGCCCGAGGTGGCCCAGGACGTCGACGCGTTGAACGGCAAGATCCTGTGTGTCGATCGGGACGGCCGCCCGTGGCCGGGCAACCCGTTCGGCAACGAGGTCCATTCCTATGGTCACCGCAACGTGGAGGGGCTGGCGTTCGACGGCGCGGGACGGCTGTGGGCGAGCGAGTTCGGACAGAACAGTCGCGACGAACTGAACCTGATCCGCCGCGGCGGCAACCATGGGTGGCCCGAGGTCGAGGGCGAGTCCGACGATCAGCGGTTCGTCGCGCCTGCCGCCACCTGGAGCACACAGGAGGCGTCGCCGGCCGGGCTCGCCATCGTCGGCAACCGCGCCTACATGGCGGCCCTTCGCGGGCGACGGCTGTGGGAGATACCGCTGAGCGGAGCGCCGGAGGACGCCGACGACGACTCGGTCGGCGAACCCGTGGATCGGTTCGTCGATGAATTCGGTCGTCTGCGACTGGTGGCCGCGGCGCCGGACGGCTCCCTGTGGTTCGGCACTAGCAACACCGACGGACGCGGCCGCGCGGGCGACGACGACGATCGCCTGTTCCGCATGCGAATCGGTTGA
- a CDS encoding nitrate reductase subunit alpha → MTRSEDVQGSAATALLDIGRFFTRWDETDDRRVVFRDGGRAGDVFYRDRWSHDKIVRSTHGVNCTGSCSWKVYVKDGIITWETQETDYPSVGPDRPEYEPRGCPRGAAFSWYTYSPTRVRHPYARGVLVEMYREAKKRLHDPVLAWADVVGDPLRRRSYQRARGKGGLVRVSWDEAIEMAAAAHVHTIKTYGPDRCAGFSPIPAMSMVSHCVGTRFIQLIGGVMTSFYDWYADLPVASPQVFGDQTDVPESGDWWDATYLMMWGSNVPVTRTPDAHWMAEVRYRGTKVVSVSPDYADNTKFADEWLPAQAGTDGALAMAMGHVILTEFFVQRSTGFFDDYVRRYTDLPFLIHLEEQGDDRPGQFVAGKFVTADELTGPEQAASEDVWKTVFWDEGRDEPVVPNGSMGFRYAESGRGRWNLDLDGAHPALTLMGDAAESVEVAFPVFDAPDGSGAVVRRGVPARRIGGRLVTTVFDLMLAQYGVARDGLPGEWPTGYDDVSAPYTPAWQAEITGVPAAAAIRVAREFAANAEESQGRSMIIMGAGICQWFHGDATYRAILSLLILTGCMGRNGGGWAHYVGQEKCRPITGWISLANALDWTRPPRTMTGTSYWYMHTGQWRNDGYSTSSLASPLSRGTMDHEHTADAIAQSARLGWMPFYPQFSANPLDVADEATAAVDRGEATDAAAYVAERLQNGDLTPAITDVDAPENWPRTLVLWRSNLLGSSAKGNEYFLRTLLGTHHNVLGTENPDTPRPNEIRWHDDIPEGKLDLLLSADFRMTSTTLLSDIVLPAATWYEKHDLSSTDMHPFVHAFTPAIDPPWEAKSDFDLFHRLARKLSDLARTHLGTRHDLVSVPLQHDTPGEVAQPHGRVLDWQRDGVAGQPGRNMPNFSVVERDYTAIADKLASIGPLADTLGFTVKNVTYPLEEQTRKLAESNGVMLGGAGDGRPAIDTDEKLAEAILTLSGTTNGELAVAGFEQLQQRVGFRLDDLARGSEEKRIRFADTQKAPVPVITSPEWSGSETGGRRYAPFTVNIERLKPFHTLTGRMHFYLDHDWMIDMGESFPIYRPPLDMHRLFGEPKLGADGSREITVRYLTPHSKWSIHSEYQDNLFMLSLSRGGPIAWLSPQDAASIDVADNDWIECVNANGVFVCRAIVSHRMPAGVCYVHHAQERTIDVPKSEATGRRGGIHNSPTRLLVKPTHLIGGYAQLSYAFNYLGPTGNQRDMVSTIRKRSQEVTY, encoded by the coding sequence ATGACCCGGTCAGAAGATGTACAGGGTTCTGCAGCCACCGCACTGTTGGACATCGGCAGATTCTTCACCCGATGGGACGAGACCGACGATCGTCGCGTCGTCTTCCGGGACGGCGGTCGGGCGGGTGACGTCTTCTACCGCGATCGGTGGAGCCACGACAAGATCGTGCGGTCCACGCACGGGGTCAACTGCACCGGTTCCTGCTCGTGGAAGGTCTACGTCAAGGACGGGATCATCACCTGGGAGACCCAGGAGACCGACTACCCGTCGGTCGGCCCGGATCGGCCCGAATACGAACCCCGCGGATGTCCCCGTGGCGCGGCCTTCTCCTGGTACACCTACTCCCCCACCCGGGTACGGCATCCTTATGCGCGCGGGGTGCTGGTCGAGATGTACCGCGAGGCGAAGAAGCGTCTGCACGATCCGGTCCTGGCCTGGGCCGACGTCGTCGGGGATCCCCTGCGCCGACGCTCCTACCAGCGGGCCCGAGGCAAGGGTGGGCTCGTCCGCGTCTCCTGGGACGAAGCCATCGAGATGGCCGCGGCCGCGCACGTACACACGATCAAGACCTACGGCCCCGATCGTTGTGCAGGCTTCTCGCCCATCCCGGCGATGTCGATGGTCAGCCACTGTGTCGGGACCCGGTTCATCCAGCTCATCGGCGGCGTGATGACGTCGTTCTACGACTGGTACGCCGATCTCCCGGTGGCCAGTCCACAGGTCTTCGGCGACCAGACCGACGTCCCCGAGTCCGGGGACTGGTGGGATGCGACCTACCTGATGATGTGGGGTTCCAACGTCCCGGTGACCCGGACCCCGGATGCGCACTGGATGGCCGAGGTGCGCTACCGCGGCACCAAGGTGGTCTCGGTCAGCCCGGACTACGCCGACAACACCAAGTTCGCCGACGAATGGCTACCCGCGCAGGCCGGCACCGACGGGGCTCTCGCGATGGCGATGGGCCACGTCATCCTCACCGAGTTCTTCGTCCAGCGCTCGACCGGGTTCTTCGACGACTACGTGCGCCGGTACACCGACCTCCCGTTCCTCATCCATCTGGAGGAGCAGGGTGACGATCGACCGGGGCAGTTCGTCGCCGGCAAGTTCGTCACCGCCGACGAGCTGACCGGCCCGGAACAGGCCGCGTCCGAAGACGTCTGGAAGACGGTGTTCTGGGATGAGGGACGCGACGAGCCGGTGGTGCCGAACGGTTCGATGGGGTTCCGGTATGCCGAGTCCGGCAGGGGTCGGTGGAATCTCGATCTCGACGGCGCGCACCCCGCGCTGACGCTGATGGGCGATGCGGCCGAGTCCGTCGAAGTCGCCTTCCCCGTCTTCGACGCCCCGGACGGCAGCGGTGCGGTGGTCCGGCGAGGTGTGCCCGCGCGGCGTATCGGCGGACGGCTCGTCACGACGGTATTCGACCTCATGCTCGCGCAGTACGGCGTCGCGCGGGACGGGCTCCCCGGCGAGTGGCCCACCGGCTACGACGACGTATCGGCGCCGTACACACCGGCCTGGCAAGCCGAGATCACCGGCGTCCCGGCGGCTGCGGCGATCCGGGTCGCGCGGGAGTTCGCCGCGAATGCCGAGGAGTCGCAAGGCCGCTCGATGATCATCATGGGCGCCGGGATCTGCCAGTGGTTCCACGGCGACGCGACCTACCGGGCGATCCTGTCCCTGCTGATCCTCACCGGCTGCATGGGTCGCAACGGCGGCGGCTGGGCGCACTACGTGGGGCAGGAGAAGTGTCGTCCGATCACCGGCTGGATCTCGCTGGCCAACGCCCTCGACTGGACGCGGCCGCCGCGGACCATGACCGGGACGTCGTACTGGTACATGCACACCGGGCAGTGGCGCAACGACGGCTACTCGACGTCGTCACTCGCCTCTCCGCTCTCGCGCGGCACGATGGACCACGAGCACACGGCCGACGCGATCGCCCAATCCGCGCGGCTCGGCTGGATGCCCTTCTATCCCCAGTTCTCGGCCAACCCGCTCGATGTCGCCGACGAGGCAACCGCGGCCGTGGACCGCGGCGAGGCGACCGACGCGGCCGCCTACGTCGCCGAACGGCTGCAGAACGGCGACCTGACACCCGCGATCACCGATGTCGATGCCCCGGAGAACTGGCCGCGCACCCTGGTGCTGTGGCGGTCGAACCTGCTCGGCTCGTCGGCGAAGGGCAACGAGTACTTCCTCCGCACTCTGCTCGGTACCCACCACAACGTGCTGGGCACCGAGAACCCCGACACCCCACGGCCGAACGAGATCCGTTGGCACGATGACATCCCCGAAGGCAAGCTCGACCTGCTGCTGTCCGCGGACTTCCGGATGACGTCGACCACGCTGCTGTCCGACATCGTGCTGCCCGCCGCGACCTGGTACGAGAAGCACGACCTGTCCTCGACGGACATGCATCCGTTCGTCCATGCGTTCACCCCGGCGATCGACCCGCCGTGGGAGGCCAAGTCCGACTTCGATCTGTTCCACCGTCTCGCACGCAAGCTGTCCGACCTGGCCCGGACGCACCTGGGGACACGTCATGACCTCGTGAGCGTGCCGCTGCAGCACGACACCCCCGGCGAGGTGGCGCAACCACACGGCCGGGTTCTGGACTGGCAGCGGGACGGCGTTGCCGGGCAACCAGGCCGGAACATGCCCAACTTCAGTGTCGTGGAACGGGATTACACCGCGATCGCGGACAAGCTGGCGTCCATCGGCCCGCTCGCGGACACGCTCGGCTTCACCGTCAAGAACGTGACCTACCCGCTCGAGGAGCAGACCCGCAAGCTCGCCGAATCCAACGGCGTGATGCTCGGCGGCGCCGGCGACGGACGACCGGCGATCGACACCGACGAGAAACTCGCCGAGGCGATCCTGACGTTGTCGGGGACCACGAACGGTGAACTCGCAGTGGCCGGCTTCGAACAGCTCCAGCAACGCGTCGGGTTCCGCCTCGACGATCTGGCCCGCGGGTCGGAGGAGAAGCGGATCCGCTTCGCCGACACCCAGAAGGCACCCGTGCCGGTCATCACGTCGCCGGAGTGGTCCGGATCGGAGACCGGGGGTCGCCGGTACGCGCCCTTCACCGTGAACATCGAGCGACTCAAGCCGTTTCACACCCTCACCGGGCGGATGCACTTTTACCTCGATCACGACTGGATGATCGACATGGGCGAGTCGTTCCCGATCTACCGTCCGCCACTGGACATGCACCGTCTGTTCGGCGAGCCGAAGCTCGGCGCCGACGGGTCGCGGGAGATCACGGTCCGATACCTGACCCCGCACTCGAAGTGGTCGATCCACTCCGAGTACCAGGACAACCTGTTCATGTTGTCGCTGTCGCGCGGCGGTCCGATCGCCTGGCTGAGCCCCCAGGACGCCGCCTCGATCGACGTCGCCGACAACGACTGGATCGAATGCGTGAACGCCAACGGCGTCTTCGTCTGTCGCGCGATCGTCAGTCACCGCATGCCGGCCGGGGTCTGCTACGTCCACCACGCCCAGGAACGCACGATCGACGTCCCGAAGTCGGAGGCGACGGGTCGCCGTGGCGGCATCCACAACTCGCCGACCCGGCTGCTGGTGAAGCCGACTCATCTGATCGGCGGATATGCCCAGTTGTCCTACGCCTTCAACTATCTCGGACCGACCGGCAACCAACGCGACATGGTGTCGACCATCCGCAAACGCAGCCAGGAGGTGACGTACTGA
- the narH gene encoding nitrate reductase subunit beta — protein sequence MRVMAQVGMVMNLDKCIGCHTCSVTCKQAWTNRSGTEYVWFNNVETRPGQGYPRRYDDQDTWQGGWVLNRNGRLRLRAGGRIRKLLTLFASPVQPTIEDYYEPWTYDYQTLIDAPLGDDFPVARPKSLLTGKDTKVTWSANWDDNLGGAPELAKRDPIVEKLRRESEDAVKFGFEQTFMFYLPRICEHCLNPSCMASCPSGAIYKRSEDGIVLVDQDRCRGWRQCITGCPYKKIYFNHKSGKAEKCTLCYPRIEVGQPTVCSETCVGRLRYLGIFLYDADAVTAAASTPDERDLYEAQLDLMLDPDDPDVIAAARRDGIPDDWLEAARRSPVYALAKKYRVALPLHPEYRTMPMVWYVPPLSPIVDLLAEQGHDAEGAGTLFGAIEALRIPVEYLAELFTAGDTAVVDTVLRRLAAMRSYMRDVTLGREPDADIPAAVGMTEEEIYEMYRLMAIAKYDDRYVIPTAHLEQAEKLDEMGCSLDYDEGPGMFDSSPFGEASGRPAPVSVETFHALKQRQNTDTAAGEHTMSGRTNLLNWDGNGAPPGLFPERISSASTTPGEETR from the coding sequence ATGCGGGTCATGGCCCAGGTCGGGATGGTGATGAATCTCGACAAGTGCATCGGGTGCCACACCTGCTCGGTGACCTGTAAGCAGGCCTGGACCAACCGGTCCGGCACCGAGTACGTGTGGTTCAACAATGTGGAAACCCGCCCCGGACAGGGATATCCGCGTCGTTACGACGACCAGGACACCTGGCAGGGCGGATGGGTCCTCAACCGCAACGGCAGGCTGCGGTTGCGTGCAGGCGGCCGGATCCGAAAGCTGTTGACCCTGTTCGCGAGTCCGGTCCAACCGACCATCGAGGACTACTACGAACCCTGGACCTACGACTACCAGACCCTGATCGACGCCCCGCTCGGCGACGACTTCCCCGTCGCCCGTCCGAAATCGCTGCTGACCGGCAAGGACACCAAGGTCACCTGGTCGGCGAACTGGGACGACAATCTCGGCGGCGCACCCGAACTCGCGAAGCGCGATCCCATCGTGGAGAAGCTGCGTCGTGAGTCCGAGGATGCGGTGAAGTTCGGGTTCGAGCAGACGTTCATGTTCTATCTGCCGCGCATCTGCGAACACTGCCTGAACCCGTCCTGCATGGCGTCCTGCCCCTCCGGCGCGATCTACAAGCGCAGCGAGGACGGCATCGTGCTCGTCGACCAGGATCGCTGTCGCGGCTGGCGGCAGTGCATCACGGGCTGTCCGTACAAGAAGATCTACTTCAACCACAAGTCCGGCAAGGCCGAGAAGTGCACGCTCTGCTACCCGCGCATCGAGGTCGGGCAACCCACCGTCTGTTCCGAGACGTGCGTCGGACGACTTCGCTACCTGGGCATCTTCCTCTACGACGCCGATGCCGTGACGGCGGCCGCGTCGACCCCGGACGAACGCGACCTCTACGAGGCCCAGCTCGACCTGATGCTCGACCCCGACGATCCCGACGTGATCGCCGCCGCCCGTCGGGACGGCATCCCGGACGACTGGCTCGAGGCCGCCCGCCGATCCCCGGTGTACGCGCTGGCCAAGAAGTACCGTGTCGCACTCCCCCTGCATCCGGAGTACCGCACCATGCCGATGGTCTGGTACGTCCCGCCGCTGTCGCCGATCGTCGACCTGCTCGCCGAGCAGGGTCACGACGCCGAGGGCGCGGGCACCCTCTTCGGCGCCATCGAGGCACTCCGCATCCCCGTGGAGTACCTGGCCGAATTGTTCACCGCCGGTGACACCGCCGTCGTCGACACGGTGCTGCGCCGCCTGGCCGCCATGCGCTCGTACATGCGCGATGTCACGTTGGGCCGCGAGCCCGACGCCGACATCCCGGCCGCGGTGGGGATGACGGAGGAAGAAATCTACGAGATGTACCGCCTCATGGCCATCGCGAAGTACGACGATCGCTACGTGATCCCGACGGCGCATCTCGAGCAGGCCGAGAAGCTCGACGAGATGGGCTGTTCGCTGGATTACGACGAGGGACCGGGCATGTTCGACTCCTCACCGTTCGGCGAGGCCAGCGGACGCCCGGCGCCGGTGTCGGTGGAGACCTTCCACGCGCTCAAACAGCGGCAGAACACCGACACCGCGGCCGGTGAGCACACGATGTCGGGCCGGACCAACCTGCTCAACTGGGACGGGAACGGAGCCCCGCCCGGCCTTTTCCCCGAACGCATCTCGAGCGCGTCGACCACGCCGGGCGAGGAAACGCGATGA
- the narJ gene encoding nitrate reductase molybdenum cofactor assembly chaperone: MRGLRVFDRRPRTSAEPNVVRLIASWCLSYPDDEVLGRVELMRAALDEQEDPDTGDLLRHTIDHLADGDPTTLRRDYIEIFDLSKRHTLYLSYWSDGDTRRRGTSLGEFKQAYRDSGFLVDLHGELPDHLPIVLEFSARADPVRGVELLEKHRAALELIRFALLDAESPYAGAVQAVCATLPTPSPPDRAAALAMCGPAQTETVGLEPFDPRLLPINPTRA, translated from the coding sequence ATGAGGGGCCTGCGGGTCTTCGACCGGCGACCGCGGACGAGTGCCGAGCCCAACGTGGTCCGGCTGATCGCGTCGTGGTGCCTCAGCTACCCCGACGACGAGGTGCTCGGCCGCGTCGAACTGATGCGGGCCGCCCTGGACGAGCAGGAGGATCCAGACACGGGAGACCTGCTGCGGCACACCATCGATCACCTCGCAGACGGCGATCCGACGACGCTGCGCCGCGACTACATCGAGATCTTCGATCTCTCCAAGCGGCACACGCTCTACCTGTCGTACTGGTCCGACGGCGACACCCGTCGGCGGGGCACCTCGCTGGGCGAGTTCAAGCAGGCCTACCGCGACAGCGGGTTCCTCGTCGACCTGCACGGCGAGCTGCCGGACCATCTGCCCATCGTGCTCGAGTTCAGCGCGCGCGCCGATCCGGTCCGCGGCGTCGAACTACTCGAGAAGCACCGGGCGGCACTGGAGTTGATCCGGTTCGCGCTCCTCGACGCGGAGTCGCCGTACGCCGGCGCGGTGCAGGCCGTCTGTGCGACCCTGCCCACCCCGTCCCCGCCCGATCGCGCCGCGGCGCTGGCCATGTGCGGCCCCGCGCAGACCGAGACAGTGGGCCTGGAACCCTTCGATCCCCGACTGCTGCCGATCAACCCGACCCGAGCGTGA
- the narI gene encoding respiratory nitrate reductase subunit gamma — protein sequence MDIFLWGVVPYATLGLLIGGTIWRYRYDKFGWTTRSSELYESRLLRIASPLFHYGVLVVIIGHAIGLLIPESWTEAIGVSETLYHWGAGGFGLLAAVATLVGVGMLVYRRRTVGPVFMATTRNDKAMYLVLVTALLVGTYITLIGTLDPHAEGVNYRETVSPWFRSLFVLQPDVAAMAEAPLRFHVHILIGMLLFAMVPFTRLVHIFTAPVHYLFRPYIVYRSRDRRVAPGNQPYRPGWAPVGVKDRDR from the coding sequence ATGGACATCTTCCTGTGGGGCGTGGTGCCCTACGCGACGCTCGGACTGCTCATCGGTGGAACCATCTGGCGGTATCGCTACGACAAATTCGGGTGGACGACGCGGTCGTCGGAGCTCTACGAGTCGCGATTGCTGCGGATCGCCTCACCCCTGTTCCACTACGGCGTGCTCGTGGTGATCATCGGCCACGCGATCGGACTGTTGATCCCCGAGTCGTGGACCGAGGCCATCGGCGTCTCGGAGACCCTGTATCACTGGGGCGCGGGCGGTTTCGGACTGCTCGCCGCGGTCGCGACGCTCGTCGGGGTCGGCATGCTGGTGTACCGGCGACGCACGGTGGGGCCGGTGTTCATGGCGACCACGCGCAACGACAAGGCGATGTACCTCGTGCTGGTCACCGCGCTGCTGGTCGGCACCTACATCACCCTGATCGGGACCCTCGATCCCCATGCCGAGGGGGTCAACTACCGCGAGACGGTATCGCCGTGGTTCCGGTCGCTGTTCGTCCTGCAGCCCGACGTCGCAGCGATGGCGGAGGCGCCCTTGCGTTTCCACGTGCACATCCTGATCGGGATGCTGCTCTTCGCGATGGTGCCGTTCACCCGGTTGGTGCACATCTTCACCGCGCCCGTGCACTACCTGTTCCGCCCCTACATCGTGTACCGGAGTCGCGACCGTCGCGTCGCGCCCGGCAATCAGCCGTACCGCCCCGGATGGGCGCCCGTCGGAGTGAAGGATCGTGATCGATGA